A single Triticum urartu cultivar G1812 unplaced genomic scaffold, Tu2.1 TuUngrouped_contig_7879, whole genome shotgun sequence DNA region contains:
- the LOC125531697 gene encoding uncharacterized protein LOC125531697 isoform X2, with protein sequence MCCNLSNGCVNCSLCMHSRDVFSPTPWHQGGRVRREQQYMVVGFNFLPPRCFHSVMQGCSVQFINFIQFARGGDWGAVGCGRVCGDGPPQRHRPDPALQLLIILTSLMNPARTEACRQARRWANHCRLSTSFPEKLPSCGLTWRLLLHVDTIAGPMCY encoded by the exons ATGTGTTGCAATCTGAGCAATGGGTGTGTAAATTGTAGTCTCTGCATGCACAGTCGAGATGTGTTCAGTCCAACCCCATGGCATCAGGGAGGTCGAGTTCGTCGCGAGCAGCAGTACATGGTTGTCGGCTTCAACTTTCTTCCACCAAGGTGCTTTCACTCGGTGATGCAAGGATG TTCGGTTCAATTTATAAATTTCATTCAGTTCGCGCGAGGTGGAGATTGGGGCGCGGTGGGGTGTGGCCGTGTGTGTGGAGACGGCCCGCCGCAACGTCACCGGCCGGATCCCGCTCTTCAGT TGCTTATAATCTTGACATCTTTGATGAATCCAGCCCGAACTGAAGCATGTCGGCAAGCCAGGCGTTGGGCTAACCACTGTCGTCTGTCTACCTCCTTCCCCG AGAAGTTACCCAGCTGTGGGCTGACTTGGAGGCTCCTTCTCCACGTCGACACAATTGCAGGACCAATGTGCTACTGA
- the LOC125531697 gene encoding uncharacterized protein LOC125531697 isoform X3, with the protein MCCNLSNGCVNCSLCMHSRDVFSPTPWHQGGRVRREQQYMVVGFNFLPPRCFHSVMQGCSVQFINFIQFARGGDWGAVGCGRVCGDGPPQRHRPDPALQSRTEACRQARRWANHCRLSTSFPEKLPSCGLTWRLLLHVDTIAGPMCY; encoded by the exons ATGTGTTGCAATCTGAGCAATGGGTGTGTAAATTGTAGTCTCTGCATGCACAGTCGAGATGTGTTCAGTCCAACCCCATGGCATCAGGGAGGTCGAGTTCGTCGCGAGCAGCAGTACATGGTTGTCGGCTTCAACTTTCTTCCACCAAGGTGCTTTCACTCGGTGATGCAAGGATG TTCGGTTCAATTTATAAATTTCATTCAGTTCGCGCGAGGTGGAGATTGGGGCGCGGTGGGGTGTGGCCGTGTGTGTGGAGACGGCCCGCCGCAACGTCACCGGCCGGATCCCGCTCTTCAGT CCCGAACTGAAGCATGTCGGCAAGCCAGGCGTTGGGCTAACCACTGTCGTCTGTCTACCTCCTTCCCCG AGAAGTTACCCAGCTGTGGGCTGACTTGGAGGCTCCTTCTCCACGTCGACACAATTGCAGGACCAATGTGCTACTGA
- the LOC125531697 gene encoding uncharacterized protein LOC125531697 isoform X5 — protein MCCNLSNGCVNCSLCMHSRDVFSPTPWHQGGRVRREQQYMVVGFNFLPPRCFHSVMQGCSREVEIGARWGVAVCVETARRNVTGRIPLFSPELKHVGKPGVGLTTVVCLPPSPRSYPAVG, from the exons ATGTGTTGCAATCTGAGCAATGGGTGTGTAAATTGTAGTCTCTGCATGCACAGTCGAGATGTGTTCAGTCCAACCCCATGGCATCAGGGAGGTCGAGTTCGTCGCGAGCAGCAGTACATGGTTGTCGGCTTCAACTTTCTTCCACCAAGGTGCTTTCACTCGGTGATGCAAGGATG TTCGCGCGAGGTGGAGATTGGGGCGCGGTGGGGTGTGGCCGTGTGTGTGGAGACGGCCCGCCGCAACGTCACCGGCCGGATCCCGCTCTTCAGT CCCGAACTGAAGCATGTCGGCAAGCCAGGCGTTGGGCTAACCACTGTCGTCTGTCTACCTCCTTCCCCG AGAAGTTACCCAGCTGTGGGCTGA
- the LOC125531697 gene encoding uncharacterized protein LOC125531697 isoform X1, producing MCCNLSNGCVNCSLCMHSRDVFSPTPWHQGGRVRREQQYMVVGFNFLPPRCFHSVMQGCSREVEIGARWGVAVCVETARRNVTGRIPLFSPELKHVGKPGVGLTTVVCLPPSPCREVTQLWADLEAPSPRRHNCRTNVLLTAQAFSRSSCPTILKGKME from the exons ATGTGTTGCAATCTGAGCAATGGGTGTGTAAATTGTAGTCTCTGCATGCACAGTCGAGATGTGTTCAGTCCAACCCCATGGCATCAGGGAGGTCGAGTTCGTCGCGAGCAGCAGTACATGGTTGTCGGCTTCAACTTTCTTCCACCAAGGTGCTTTCACTCGGTGATGCAAGGATG TTCGCGCGAGGTGGAGATTGGGGCGCGGTGGGGTGTGGCCGTGTGTGTGGAGACGGCCCGCCGCAACGTCACCGGCCGGATCCCGCTCTTCAGT CCCGAACTGAAGCATGTCGGCAAGCCAGGCGTTGGGCTAACCACTGTCGTCTGTCTACCTCCTTCCCCG TGCAGAGAAGTTACCCAGCTGTGGGCTGACTTGGAGGCTCCTTCTCCACGTCGACACAATTGCAGGACCAATGTGCTACTGACCGCGCAAGCTTTCTCAAGGAGCTCGTGTCCAACGATACTGAAAGGAAAAATGGAGTGA
- the LOC125531697 gene encoding uncharacterized protein LOC125531697 isoform X4 — MASGRSSSSRAAVHGCRLQLSSTKVLSLGDARMFARGGDWGAVGCGRVCGDGPPQRHRPDPALQLLIILTSLMNPARTEACRQARRWANHCRLSTSFPEKLPSCGLTWRLLLHVDTIAGPMCY, encoded by the exons ATGGCATCAGGGAGGTCGAGTTCGTCGCGAGCAGCAGTACATGGTTGTCGGCTTCAACTTTCTTCCACCAAGGTGCTTTCACTCGGTGATGCAAGGATG TTCGCGCGAGGTGGAGATTGGGGCGCGGTGGGGTGTGGCCGTGTGTGTGGAGACGGCCCGCCGCAACGTCACCGGCCGGATCCCGCTCTTCAGT TGCTTATAATCTTGACATCTTTGATGAATCCAGCCCGAACTGAAGCATGTCGGCAAGCCAGGCGTTGGGCTAACCACTGTCGTCTGTCTACCTCCTTCCCCG AGAAGTTACCCAGCTGTGGGCTGACTTGGAGGCTCCTTCTCCACGTCGACACAATTGCAGGACCAATGTGCTACTGA